Proteins encoded within one genomic window of Entelurus aequoreus isolate RoL-2023_Sb linkage group LG26, RoL_Eaeq_v1.1, whole genome shotgun sequence:
- the LOC133643231 gene encoding B9 domain-containing protein 2-like has protein sequence MAELHVIGQLVGATGFPSNSLFCKWGVHTGGAWRLLSGLKQGQTQVDSPQTGDMAYWFHPIDLHYATKGLQGWPKVHLQVWHQDSFGRCQLYGYGYCHVPSSPGHHRVSCGTWRPLGSWQEQLTQTFVGGGPQLKSPDLIYSGADRYRLYTEAMGTVELELGIIMRHFDKYGVEI, from the coding sequence ATGGCAGAGTTGCACGTTATAGGGCAGCTGGTTGGAGCTACTGGCTTCCCCAGCAACAGCCTGTTTTGCAAATGGGGGGTTCACACTGGAGGAGCATGGCGCCTTCTTTCGGGCTTAAAGCAAGGACAGACCCAGGTGGATAGCCCCCAAACGGGAGACATGGCGTACTGGTTCCACCCTATTGACTTACATTACGCCACCAAGGGACTCCAGGGCTGGCCCAAGGTTCACCTGCAGGTCTGGCACCAGGACTCCTTCGGCCGCTGCCAGCTCTACGGTTACGGCTACTGCCACGTTCCCTCCAGCCCCGGACACCATCGTGTTAGCTGCGGGACTTGGAGGCCACTCGGCTCCTGGCAGGAGCAGCTAACGCAGACGTTTGTTGGCGGGGGACCGCAGCTCAAGAGCCCGGATCTCATCTACAGCGGAGCGGATAGATACAGGCTGTACACCGAGGCTATGGGGACCGTGGAGCTTGAGCTCGGCATCATCATGAGACACTTTGACAAATATGGCGTCGAGATTTGA